From one Micromonospora siamensis genomic stretch:
- a CDS encoding SigB/SigF/SigG family RNA polymerase sigma factor, which yields MFGQTTTTTPPATERGLEDLDAAALAYAARIEGLPPERRQEARDDLVRFALPFAGRLARRYRGRGEPLEDLEQVARLGLVNAVDRYDPERGSFTAYAAITIVGEIKRHFRDRTWGVHVPRRLRDLILEVGQATAALTSELSRAPTVAELAERLETPEEEILAALESAAGYSPASLNAPVGGESSAEFGDLVGESDNALESVDDRVTVSGLLHRLPWRERRILAMRFYGNQTQAEIAARFGISQMHVSRLLSRALTWLRQAMLADAPPPWQNGAAESGTTRSKISVKQNGDRVVVEVGGEIDRDGADQLRRAVLEAVTGQPSEVVVDLVGAGGFDAGGIAALMAGRDAAACTGVPLRLTRVQPAVRRSLTAAGLAATVDA from the coding sequence ATGTTCGGACAGACGACCACGACCACACCGCCGGCCACCGAGCGGGGCCTGGAGGACCTCGACGCCGCCGCACTGGCGTACGCGGCCCGCATCGAGGGCCTGCCACCCGAGCGGCGGCAGGAGGCGCGCGACGACCTCGTCCGGTTCGCCCTGCCCTTCGCCGGCCGGCTGGCCCGCCGGTACCGGGGGCGCGGCGAACCGCTGGAGGACCTGGAACAGGTGGCTCGGCTCGGGCTGGTCAACGCCGTCGACCGGTACGACCCGGAACGGGGCTCGTTCACCGCGTACGCCGCGATCACCATCGTCGGCGAGATCAAACGGCACTTCCGGGACCGGACGTGGGGCGTGCACGTGCCGCGCCGGCTGCGCGACCTGATCCTCGAGGTCGGTCAGGCCACCGCGGCGCTGACCAGCGAGCTGTCCCGCGCGCCCACGGTGGCGGAGCTGGCCGAGCGGCTGGAGACCCCGGAGGAGGAGATCCTGGCCGCGCTGGAGTCGGCCGCCGGCTACAGCCCGGCGTCGCTGAACGCGCCGGTCGGCGGGGAGAGCTCGGCCGAGTTCGGCGACCTGGTCGGCGAGTCGGACAACGCGCTGGAGTCGGTGGACGACCGGGTCACGGTCAGCGGGCTGCTGCACCGGTTGCCCTGGCGTGAGCGGCGGATCCTCGCGATGCGCTTCTACGGCAACCAGACCCAGGCGGAGATCGCCGCGCGGTTCGGCATCTCGCAGATGCACGTCTCCCGGCTGCTGTCCCGGGCGTTGACGTGGCTGCGCCAGGCGATGCTCGCCGACGCCCCGCCGCCCTGGCAGAACGGCGCCGCCGAGTCCGGCACGACCAGGTCGAAGATCTCGGTGAAGCAGAACGGCGACCGGGTGGTCGTCGAGGTCGGCGGCGAGATCGACCGCGACGGCGCGGACCAGCTGCGCCGGGCGGTGCTGGAGGCGGTCACCGGCCAACCCAGCGAGGTGGTGGTGGACCTGGTGGGCGCCGGTGGCTTCGACGCCGGCGGGATCGCCGCCCTGATGGCCGGCCGGGACGCCGCCGCCTGTACGGGCGTGCCGTTGCGGCTGACCCGGGTGCAGCCGGCGGTCCGCCGCTCGCTCACCGCGGCCGGCCTCGCCGCCACCGTCGACGCCTGA
- the ctaD gene encoding aa3-type cytochrome oxidase subunit I, which translates to MPKRVVTEPAHDRGPAILAPARFGGYPGPVRSALPGNKLIKLLGTTDAKQIGLLYLITSFVFFLIGGVLALLLRAELARPGMQLLSPEQYNQAFTMHGTIMLLLFATPLVFAFGNYIVPLQIGAPDVAFPRLNAFAYWLYLFGGSIVLGGFFTPGGAADFGWFAYTPLSTAQHSPGVGANMWVVGLVISGLGTILGAVNLITTVLTLRAPGMTMFRMPIFTWNLLLTSVLVILVFPLLAAALLALASDRLLHSHVYDPTTGGPMLWQHLFWFFGHPEVYIVALPFFGIITEIIPVFSRKPIFGYTGLVLATIAITVLSMSVWAHHMFGTGQVLLPFFSILSYLIAVPTGVKFFNWIGTMWKGQLTFETPMLFAVGFLVTFLLGGLTGVLLASPPVDWQVTDSYFVIAHFHYVLFGTIVFAAFGGVYFWFPKMTGRLLDERLGKLHFWTMFIGFHATFLVQHWLGAEGMPRRYADYLPQDGFTVLNEISTVGSFVLGASTLFFMYNVWKSWRYGAMVTVDDPWGFGNSLEWATTCPPPLRNFDRMPRIRSERPAFDAKYGELVADLGRDLPQRTTRPPQEFREEFRHERHIPESPAAEGAHGAREAVAYHPAPQSGARPVEVPEPEEIRRPSFEQTDAPETDTLGAERAPQPNERWRHPHTKSDPEDH; encoded by the coding sequence ATGCCCAAACGGGTAGTCACGGAGCCGGCACACGACCGGGGGCCCGCCATCCTGGCGCCGGCCCGGTTCGGCGGCTATCCCGGCCCGGTACGCTCGGCACTGCCAGGCAACAAACTGATCAAACTGCTCGGTACCACCGACGCAAAGCAGATCGGTCTGCTGTACCTGATCACATCCTTCGTGTTCTTCCTCATCGGCGGCGTGCTGGCACTACTGCTCCGGGCCGAACTCGCCCGCCCGGGCATGCAGTTGCTCTCCCCCGAGCAGTACAACCAGGCGTTCACCATGCACGGCACGATCATGCTGCTGCTCTTCGCGACGCCCCTGGTGTTCGCCTTCGGCAACTACATCGTCCCGCTCCAGATCGGGGCGCCGGACGTCGCGTTCCCGCGGCTCAACGCCTTCGCGTACTGGCTGTACCTCTTCGGCGGATCGATCGTGCTCGGCGGGTTCTTCACCCCGGGTGGCGCGGCCGACTTCGGCTGGTTCGCATATACCCCGCTGAGCACCGCCCAGCACAGTCCGGGGGTGGGCGCGAACATGTGGGTGGTGGGGCTGGTGATCTCCGGCCTGGGCACCATCCTCGGCGCGGTCAACCTGATCACCACGGTGCTGACCCTGCGTGCGCCCGGCATGACCATGTTCCGGATGCCGATCTTCACCTGGAACCTGCTGCTCACCAGCGTCCTGGTGATCCTGGTCTTCCCACTGCTGGCCGCGGCCCTGCTGGCGCTGGCCTCGGACCGGCTCCTGCACTCGCACGTCTATGATCCGACCACGGGCGGGCCGATGCTGTGGCAGCACCTGTTCTGGTTCTTCGGCCATCCCGAGGTCTACATCGTGGCGCTGCCGTTCTTCGGCATAATCACCGAGATCATTCCGGTCTTCTCCCGCAAACCGATCTTCGGTTACACCGGTCTGGTGCTGGCCACCATCGCGATCACCGTGCTGTCGATGAGCGTGTGGGCGCACCACATGTTCGGCACCGGACAAGTGCTGTTGCCGTTCTTCAGCATCCTCAGCTATCTGATCGCCGTGCCGACCGGGGTGAAGTTCTTCAACTGGATCGGCACCATGTGGAAGGGCCAGCTCACCTTCGAGACGCCGATGCTCTTCGCCGTCGGCTTTCTGGTGACTTTCCTGCTGGGCGGGTTGACCGGCGTGCTGCTGGCCAGCCCACCGGTTGACTGGCAGGTGACCGACAGCTACTTCGTCATCGCCCACTTCCATTACGTGCTCTTCGGGACGATCGTCTTCGCCGCCTTCGGCGGCGTCTACTTCTGGTTCCCGAAGATGACCGGCCGGCTGCTCGACGAACGCCTGGGCAAGCTGCACTTCTGGACGATGTTCATCGGCTTCCACGCCACGTTCCTGGTGCAGCACTGGCTCGGCGCCGAGGGCATGCCCCGCCGGTACGCCGATTACCTGCCGCAGGACGGGTTCACCGTCCTGAACGAGATCTCCACGGTGGGTTCGTTCGTGCTCGGCGCGTCGACGCTGTTCTTCATGTACAACGTCTGGAAGTCCTGGCGGTACGGGGCGATGGTCACCGTGGACGATCCCTGGGGCTTCGGCAACTCGCTGGAGTGGGCCACCACCTGTCCCCCGCCGCTGCGCAACTTCGACCGGATGCCCCGGATCCGCTCCGAGCGCCCCGCCTTCGACGCCAAGTACGGCGAACTCGTCGCCGACCTCGGCCGCGACCTGCCGCAGCGCACCACCCGGCCGCCGCAGGAGTTCCGCGAGGAGTTCCGGCACGAGCGGCACATCCCCGAGTCGCCGGCGGCCGAGGGCGCGCACGGCGCCCGGGAGGCGGTCGCGTACCACCCGGCGCCGCAGTCCGGCGCCCGGCCGGTCGAGGTGCCGGAGCCGGAGGAGATCCGCCGGCCCAGCTTCGAGCAGACCGACGCGCCGGAGACCGACACCCTCGGCGCCGAACGGGCGCCCCAGCCCAACGAACGCTGGCGCCACCCCCACACCAAGAGCGACCCCGAAGACCACTGA
- a CDS encoding ATP-binding protein has product MPSRIRCQVDDRTPVTVVRLAGGLDTGTMRPVHGVLDRCLSEQPDALVVDLTEVQVKDRLALSVFAAAARQAASWPAVPMVLCSPPADAAAWLAESTVCRVVPVSPDCAEATRTVGAAAAPRLRARLEPVAGACRRARELVTEACGRWNLPEAVGPASLVLSELVGNVVRHAGTPMRVTVTLRRPYLHLAVFDESHEEIRSRTMDLRAEGGRGLMLVRDLTQRWGSSPAGNGKVVWAMLPAN; this is encoded by the coding sequence ATGCCGAGCCGGATCAGGTGCCAGGTCGACGACCGGACGCCGGTGACCGTCGTCCGGCTCGCCGGCGGCCTGGACACCGGCACGATGCGCCCGGTGCACGGCGTGCTGGACCGCTGCCTGTCCGAGCAGCCCGACGCCCTGGTGGTGGACCTGACCGAGGTGCAGGTTAAGGACCGGCTGGCGCTCTCCGTCTTCGCCGCCGCGGCCCGGCAGGCCGCGAGCTGGCCCGCGGTGCCGATGGTGCTCTGCTCCCCGCCGGCCGACGCCGCCGCCTGGCTGGCCGAGTCCACGGTCTGCCGGGTGGTGCCGGTCAGCCCGGACTGCGCGGAGGCCACCCGGACGGTCGGCGCGGCGGCGGCACCCCGGCTCCGCGCCCGGCTGGAGCCGGTGGCGGGCGCCTGCCGGCGGGCCCGGGAGCTGGTGACCGAGGCGTGCGGGCGGTGGAACCTGCCCGAGGCGGTCGGACCGGCGTCGCTCGTGCTCAGCGAACTGGTCGGCAACGTGGTCCGCCACGCCGGCACCCCGATGCGGGTCACCGTCACCCTGCGCCGGCCGTACCTGCACCTCGCCGTCTTCGACGAGAGCCACGAGGAGATCCGCTCGCGGACCATGGACCTGCGCGCCGAGGGCGGCCGGGGGCTCATGCTGGTCCGGGACCTGACCCAGCGCTGGGGCAGCTCGCCCGCGGGCAACGGCAAGGTCGTCTGGGCGATGCTACCGGCAAACTGA
- a CDS encoding DUF4383 domain-containing protein, which translates to MANAMAHSRGRRGPADGHSPVRRAAATAGVIFLVIGVLGFVPGITTPFADLSVAGHGSGAKLLGVFQVSVLHNLVHLAFGVAGLALSRTISGARTFLIGGGAIYLVLWVYGVVVDHSSGANFIPVNNADNWLHLLLGVGMIALGLLTTRGRRHH; encoded by the coding sequence ATGGCCAACGCGATGGCGCACAGCCGGGGCCGCCGGGGACCGGCCGACGGGCACTCCCCGGTACGCCGGGCCGCCGCCACGGCCGGCGTGATCTTCCTGGTCATCGGTGTGCTGGGCTTCGTGCCCGGGATCACCACCCCCTTCGCGGACCTCTCCGTCGCCGGCCACGGGTCGGGGGCGAAGCTGCTGGGGGTGTTCCAGGTCTCCGTGCTGCACAATCTCGTACACCTGGCCTTCGGCGTCGCCGGCCTCGCGCTGTCCCGGACCATCTCCGGCGCGCGGACCTTCCTGATCGGCGGCGGGGCGATCTATCTGGTGCTCTGGGTCTACGGCGTGGTGGTCGACCACTCCAGCGGCGCGAACTTCATCCCGGTGAACAACGCCGACAACTGGCTGCACCTGCTGCTCGGCGTCGGCATGATCGCGCTCGGCCTGCTCACCACCCGTGGTCGCCGTCACCACTGA
- a CDS encoding glycosyltransferase encodes MSLTVLMNAGPWLSVPPPGYGGIENVIATLVPELRRLGVRVVLASVETSTLPVDEKISVFPDGQFHALQRPYNQVCGVSQAHLGGVVRALHSRDDIDLVHDHVEAVGLATMAAMGPDAPPVLHTLHWDLAKHPELYGNLDGGDRVRVNGVSASQLARAPQALRDHSVGHVHLSTPLAVDADRRPRVDKGDYMIILGRINPGKGQDVGARLARQAGFPLVLAGPVGPYHRPEDLAAAGDEARQNPDVRFFYEHVAPHVDGDLVRWVGTVAGQERDDLLAGARASLFPLRWEEPGGTAVVESLALGTPVVSTARGCLPELIEHGRTGLLTTDEEELGDLVMAAGLLDPDECRREAATRFTPAVMAEKYVDLYERVRALSGARRLQPV; translated from the coding sequence ATGAGTCTCACGGTCCTGATGAACGCCGGTCCCTGGCTCTCCGTGCCACCGCCCGGCTACGGCGGTATCGAGAACGTCATCGCCACCCTGGTGCCCGAGCTGCGGCGACTCGGGGTGCGCGTCGTCCTCGCCTCGGTGGAGACCAGCACCCTGCCGGTGGACGAGAAGATCTCCGTCTTCCCCGACGGCCAGTTCCACGCCCTCCAGCGGCCGTACAACCAGGTCTGCGGGGTCTCCCAGGCGCACCTGGGCGGGGTGGTGCGGGCGCTGCACTCCCGCGACGACATCGACCTGGTGCACGACCACGTCGAGGCGGTCGGGCTGGCGACGATGGCCGCGATGGGTCCGGACGCGCCGCCGGTGCTGCACACCCTGCACTGGGACCTGGCCAAGCACCCGGAGCTGTACGGCAACCTCGACGGCGGCGACCGGGTGCGGGTCAACGGCGTGTCGGCCTCGCAGCTGGCCCGGGCGCCGCAGGCGCTGCGGGACCACTCGGTCGGGCACGTGCACCTGTCCACCCCGCTCGCGGTCGACGCCGACCGCCGACCCCGGGTGGACAAGGGCGACTACATGATCATCCTGGGCCGGATCAACCCGGGCAAGGGCCAGGACGTCGGCGCCCGGCTGGCGCGGCAGGCCGGCTTCCCGCTGGTGCTGGCCGGCCCGGTCGGGCCGTACCACCGACCGGAGGACCTGGCCGCCGCGGGCGACGAGGCCCGGCAGAACCCCGACGTGCGGTTCTTCTACGAACACGTGGCCCCGCACGTCGACGGCGACCTGGTCCGCTGGGTCGGCACGGTCGCCGGCCAGGAGCGCGACGACCTGCTCGCCGGGGCCCGCGCGTCGCTGTTCCCGCTGCGCTGGGAGGAGCCCGGCGGCACCGCCGTGGTCGAGTCCCTGGCCCTGGGTACGCCGGTGGTCTCCACCGCGCGGGGCTGCCTGCCGGAGCTGATCGAGCACGGCCGCACCGGGCTGCTCACCACCGACGAGGAGGAGCTGGGTGACCTGGTGATGGCGGCCGGCCTGCTCGACCCGGACGAGTGCCGGCGGGAGGCGGCCACCCGGTTCACCCCCGCGGTGATGGCCGAGAAGTACGTGGACCTCTACGAGCGGGTCCGCGCGCTGTCCGGGGCCCGGCGGCTTCAGCCGGTCTGA
- a CDS encoding glucosyl-3-phosphoglycerate synthase yields MEAWATYRTTTASEWTPRRLMQAKGDTRVSVVLPARNEEATVGAIVSTIREHLVDRVPLVDELIVVDSRSTDRTAQVARAAGAEVVSQDAMTRGLPRLTGKGDALWAGLAAAEGDVVAFIDADLREFRPHFVTGLVGPLLTDPSVDFVKGFYHRPLVGSSTVEQDGGGRVTELMARPLLNLFWPELAGFVQPLAGEYAGRRDVLAQVPFVSGYGVETAMLIDLLELVGLDALAQVDLGERKHRHQDTAALGRMSAQIMHTAWSRLQRRGWASPGTVPAPLLTQFRRGGSEALPNLEREIVVSDVSVQERPPLAQLRHRVPRRRVAAA; encoded by the coding sequence GTGGAGGCCTGGGCGACGTACCGGACCACCACGGCGTCGGAATGGACGCCGCGACGGCTGATGCAGGCCAAGGGCGACACCAGGGTGAGCGTGGTGCTGCCCGCACGCAACGAGGAAGCCACCGTCGGCGCCATCGTGTCGACGATCCGGGAGCACCTGGTCGACCGCGTCCCGCTGGTCGACGAACTCATCGTCGTCGACTCCCGGTCCACCGACCGGACCGCGCAGGTGGCCCGCGCCGCCGGTGCCGAGGTGGTCAGCCAGGACGCGATGACCCGCGGCCTGCCGCGACTGACCGGCAAGGGCGACGCGCTCTGGGCCGGGCTGGCCGCGGCGGAGGGCGACGTGGTCGCCTTCATCGACGCGGACCTGCGCGAGTTCCGGCCGCACTTCGTCACCGGGTTGGTCGGCCCGCTGCTGACCGACCCGTCCGTCGACTTCGTCAAGGGCTTCTACCACCGGCCCCTGGTCGGTTCCTCCACGGTGGAGCAGGACGGCGGCGGCCGGGTGACCGAGTTGATGGCCCGACCGTTGCTCAACCTGTTCTGGCCGGAGCTGGCCGGATTCGTGCAACCGCTGGCCGGCGAGTACGCCGGCCGTCGTGACGTCCTGGCCCAGGTGCCGTTCGTCTCCGGCTACGGCGTGGAGACGGCCATGCTGATCGACCTGCTGGAGCTGGTCGGGCTGGACGCGCTGGCCCAGGTCGACCTCGGCGAGCGCAAGCACCGCCACCAGGACACCGCGGCGCTGGGCCGGATGTCGGCGCAGATCATGCACACCGCGTGGTCGCGGTTGCAGCGGCGCGGCTGGGCCAGCCCCGGCACCGTACCGGCGCCGCTGCTGACCCAGTTCCGGCGGGGTGGCTCCGAGGCGCTGCCCAACCTGGAGCGGGAGATCGTGGTCAGCGACGTCTCGGTGCAGGAGCGGCCGCCGTTGGCGCAGCTGCGGCACCGGGTTCCGCGCCGCCGGGTGGCGGCCGCGTGA